The proteins below are encoded in one region of Penicillium psychrofluorescens genome assembly, chromosome: 4:
- a CDS encoding uncharacterized protein (ID:PFLUO_006538-T1.cds;~source:funannotate), whose translation MIAAQLSILQYAYMNTTISYRLQGVTWHVNDTWARNEDELGMKRALRQGSYQTLNVYFQTDLETPPGEKAGRTNEHRGSSVSNEMSSSVLGFCTLPDPSINMRSAYADYVKDGCNILAKTMPGGSLDLYNRGGTAIHEIGHWNGLLHTFQGESCSPDNAGDYIGDTPQQSTPTDGCPARKDSCPDSPGLDAIHDFMDYSSDVCYESFTPGQGQRMRSMWAVMRAGK comes from the coding sequence CAATATGCTTACATGAACACGACCATCTCATATCGACTGCAAGGCGTGACTTGGCACGTTAACGACACTTGGGCCCGTAATGAGGATGAATTGGGGATGAAGCGAGCCCTCCGGCAAGGCAGTTACCAGACCCTGAACGTCTATTTCCAAACCGATCTCGAAACGCCTCCTGGGGAAAAGGCCGGGCGAACCAATGAACACCGTGGTTCCAGCGTGTCGAACGAAATGTCATCCAGCGTTCTGGGTTTTTGTACCTTGCCCGACCCCAGTATCAATATGAGGAGCGCCTATGCGGATTATGTCAAGGATGGTTGCAACATCCTGGCCAAGACGATGCCTGGTGGCTCACTGGACTTGTACAATCGAGGCGGAACTGCTATCCACGAGATTGGGCACTGGAATGGCCTTTTGCACACCTTCCAGGGGGAGTCGTGCTCGCCGGATAACGCAGGCGACTACATCGGTGATACGCCGCAGCAATCCACTCCTACTGATGGCTGTCCGGCTCGCAAGGATTCTTGCCCGGATTCGCCCGGCTTGGATGCAATTCATGATTTTATGGATTACTCGTCCGACGTGTGCTACGAAAGCTTCACTCCTGGCCAAGGGCAACGGATGCGAAGCATGTGGGCTGTTATGCGCGCTGGCAAATGA
- a CDS encoding uncharacterized protein (ID:PFLUO_006539-T1.cds;~source:funannotate): MAEEIVIDKTTFFNRLSNLYSTWKTDKRTGNALFDGAGSIVILMGKTDEENSFQKSNAMHFWLLGYEFPATLLVLTTEALYVVTAAKKAKHLEPLKNGKIPVEILVTTKDPESKTKAFEKCLDVIKGAGKKVGVLPKDATSGPFAEEWKRAFSEISKEVEEVDIASALSASAFSVKDPDELVSIRNASRACSGLMSEYFVDEMSRLLDEEKQMTHKALANKVDAKIDEAKFFNKLPKLPSEFDAGQIDWAYGPVIQSGGAYDLKLTATSNNNNLQPGIILSSFGIRYKTYSSLIGRTYLVDPSKSQEANYAILLNIHEAVLKEVRDGAVAKDVYNKALGLVRAKKPELESHFVKNIGAGIGIELRDANMVLNAKNNRALKNGMTLSITIGLTDVNDPDAKAKNNVYSMVITDTVRVGESGPHIFTKDAGIDMDSVSFYFGDEEEPEKPAKEKKDTKSSTVTSRNVTRTKLRAERPTQINEGAEARRREHQKELALKKTREGLDRFTGTTGDENGVAQKKFKRFESYKRDNQLPAKVKDLTIYVDHKAATVIVPIMGRPVPFHINTIKNASKSDEGEYAYLRINFLSPGQGVGRKDDQPFEDISAHFVRNLTLRSKDNDRLAQVAQDITELRKTALRKEQEKKEMEDVVEQDKLVEIRNRRPVKLPDVYLRPPLDGKRVPGEVEIHQNGLRYLSPFRNEHVDVLFSNIKHLFFQPCDHELIVVIHVHLKTPIMIGKRKTRDVQFYREATEMQFDETGNRRRKHRYGDEEEFEAEQEERRRRAALNREFKAFAEKVADAGKDEGVDVDIPFREIGFTGVPNRSNVLIQPTTDALVQLTEPPFTVITLNEIEIAHLERVQFGLKNFDMVFVFKDFHRPPVHINTIPVEALEGVKDWLDSVDIAFSEGPLNLNWTTIIKTVVSDPYGFFADGGWSFLAAESDSEDGSEEEEESAFELSESELAADESSEEDSEEYDDNASADASDFSADEESGEDWDELEEKAKKKDKESNMDDDRGTKRKR; the protein is encoded by the exons atggccgaggagattgtgATTGATAAGACCACTTTCTTCAACCGGCTGTCCAACTTGTACTCGACCTGGAAGACAGACAAGCGCACAGGGAATGCCCTATTTGATGGCGCGGGCTCGATCGTCATTCTCATGGGCAAAACCGACGAAGAGAATTCCTTTCAGAAAAGCAATGCCATGCAT TTCTGGCTCCTCGGTTATGAATTTCCAGCGACGCTCCTGGTCCTGACCACCGAAGCGCTATATGTGGTCACTGCCGCAAAGAAAG CAAAACACCTGGAACCCCTTAAGAATGGCAAGATTCCAGTTGAGATCCTGGTCACTACGAAGGATCCAGAGTCCAAAACAAAGGCTTTTGAAAAGTGCTTGGATGTCATCAAGGGCGCCGGA AAGAAAGTCGGTGTCTTACCCAAGGACGCAACCTCCGGACCCTTTGCCGAGGAATGGAAACGGGCTTTTTCAGAAATTTCAaaggaggtcgaggaggtcgacaTCGCTTCTGCGCTGTCCGCGAGTGCGTTTTCGGTCAAGGATCCCGATGAGCTG GTGTCTATTCGAAATGCCTCGAGGGCATGTAGTGGCCTGATGTCCGAATATTTCGTCGATGAGATGTCACGGTTGCTTgacgaagaaaagcaaatgACGCACAAGGCCCTCGCGAACAAAGTCGATGCAAAGATTGACGAAGCCAAATTTTTCAATAAGCTTCCGAAACTACCTTCCGAGTTCGATGCCGGGCAAATCGACTGGGCCTACGGGCCAGTGATTCAGAGTGGAGGAGCTTACGACCTGAAGCTCACCGCAacctccaacaacaacaacctTCAGCCTGGAATCATTTTGTCTAGCTTCGGAATCAGATACAAAACTTACAGCTCACTCATTGGGCGTACCTATTTGGTTGATCCCAGCAAGTCTCAAGAGGCCAACTACGCAATTCTGCTGAACATCCACGAAGCTGTTTTGAAGGAGGTCCGTGACGGTGCGGTTGCCAAAGACGTCTACAACAAGGCACTAGGACTCGTTCGAGCCAAAAAACCTGAACTCGAGAGCCACTTTGTGAAGAACATCGGGGCTGGGATCGGAATTGAGCTTCGGGATGCCAACATGGTGCTCAATGCCAAAAATAACAGGGCCTTGAAGAACGGCATGACGCTTTCAATCACCATTGGTCTGACTGACGTGAACGATCCGGACGCGAAGGCCAAAAACAACGTCTATTCCATGGTTATCACTGATACAGTGCGAGTCGGAGAAAGTGGCCCTCATATCTTTACCAAGGATGCCGGTATTGACATGGATTCAGTCTCCTTCTACTTtggagatgaggaagagcCGGAAAAGCCagccaaggagaagaaggacacCAAGTCCAGCACTGTTACCAGCAGGAATGTCACCAGAACCAAGCTTCGTGCTGAGCGGCCAACCCAGATCAACGAAGGCGCTGAAGCGCGTCGCCGCGAGCATCAAAAGGAACTGGCTTTGAAAAAGACTAGGGAGGGCTTGGACAGGTTTACCGGTACCACTGGTGATGAAAATGGTGTGGCCCAAAAGAAATTCAAGCGCTTTGAGTCTTATAAGCGAGATAATCAACTGCCCGCCAAGGTCAAAGACTTGACCATCTATGTTGACCACAAGGCTGCAACCGTCATTGTGCCCATTATGGGCAGGCCAGTGCCATTCCACATCAACACTATCAAGAATGCCAGCAAGAGCGATGAGGGAGAATATGCCTATCTGCGCATTAATTTCCTGTCGCCGGGTCAGGGAGTTGGCCGGAAAGATGACCAACCATTCGAAGACATCTCCGCTCACTTCGTCCGCAATCTGACGCTACGGTCGAAGGACAATGATCGATTGGCACAAGTGGCGCAGGACATCACAGAACTGCGGAAGACTGCTTTGCGGAAGgagcaagagaagaaggaaatggaggaTGTGGTCGAGCAAGACAAGCTTGTCGAGATTAGGA ACCGTCGGCCCGTGAAGCTCCCTGATGTCTACCTTCGTCCACCGTTGGATGGAAAACGCGTCCCAGGCGAAGTCGAAATCCACCAAAATGGTCTCCGGTATCTGTCGCCTTTCCGCAATGAGCATGTGGACGTTCTCTTTAGCAACATCAAgcatctcttcttccagccatGTGACCACGAACTGATTGTGGTCATTCATGTGCATCTGAAGACTCCCATCATGAttgggaagagaaagaccaGAGATGTTCAATTCTACCGCGAGGCCACTGAGATGCAATTCGATGAAACTGGAAACCGCCGGCGCAAGCATCGATATGGGGATGAAGAGGAGTTCGAGGCAGAGCAGGAAGAGAGACGCCGGAGAGCAGCTCTCAATCGCGAATTCAAGGCCTTTGCAGAGAAGGTTGCGGATGCCGGAAAAGATGAGGGAGTGGATGTCGACATCCCATTCCGAGAGATCGGCTTTACCGGTGTTCCAAACCGGTCTAACGTTCTGATTCAGCCGACCACGGATGCTTTGGTTCAACTGACTGAGCCACCATTCACGGTCATCACCTTGAACGAGATCGAGATTGCTCATCTAGAAAGAGTGCAG TTTGGGCTCAAAAACTTCGACATGGTGTTTGTCTTTAAGGACTTCCATCGTCCTCCTGTCCACATCAACACGATTCCGGTTGAAGCTCTGGAGGGGGTCAAGGACTGGCTTGATTCCGTCGATATCGCATTTTCCGAAGGACCGCTGAATCTTAACTGGACCACAATCATAAAAACGGTTGTAAGTGATCCGTACGGTTTTTTTGCCGACGGCGGGTGGTCCTTCCTGGCTGCCGAATCAGACTCGGAAGATGgctccgaggaggaggaagagtcggCATTTGAACTTTCCGAATCAGAGCTCGCTGCCGATGAGAGCTCCGAGGAAGATAGCGAAGAGTATGATGACAACGCCAGCGCAGATGCGAGTGACTTCAGTGCGGACGAGGAGAGCGGCGAGGATTGggacgagctcgaggagaaggccaagaagaaggacaaggaaaGCAATATGGACGACGACCGCGGAACTAAGCGCAAGCGCTAG
- a CDS encoding uncharacterized protein (ID:PFLUO_006540-T1.cds;~source:funannotate) yields MANAGVGAVLYTSYLTVLGALHEPMSQGVKRVWPPAPPSATFVAGFSAGAIQSVLAAPLDALQVRLQTSDMLEGQYRSMWHYGHHKLQQIGLRGVFAGWGLSFLRDSFGSAVFFSAFEYVKSQSYYSFVTWYYGSLHTDHLDVFPSSGSSDRGVPLIKPHYALEPCFLMMAGVVASVAQQAIQHPLSTIQNLHLGRLEYLDHQASLDPSRAQMLRVYYHAYQETLKRCRRKAARAGGWRPWLFRGFVSNALRQVPSTSAGLVIFELVRRRPPTTAIIPPSTSSSPRGSIIPLRSLNDSPSSDRSIKVLESASEKGSRRSSHSSARSDSDFSIWSDTGDLAEQLAETEDPLQIRLRKSVDRELLGRRGRRKHSKRVHYPSNLQDGIDIEKIEIPNPPPRRISKVERFLAITMSPSTRQNAHIHGLVGKPLLGWWFKDYFDQPSRATIGTVVAILEVGAFIASLLVGRIGDLIGRRRTILYGSAVFFVGGGLQAFSTGMPMMMVGRIIAGLGVGALSTIVPVYQSEISPPHSRGKLACIEFTGNISGYAASVWVDYFCSFIDNNYSWRLPLLFQCVMGALLGVGSLLICESPRWLLDNDHDEEGMVVIANLYGGGDLHNDKARQEYREIKMNVLLQRQEGERSYMDMFRRYRKRVLIAMSAQALAQLNGINVISYYAPLVFESAGWAGRDAILMTGINGITYLLSTVPPWYLVDRWGRRPILLWGAVAMIVSLSLISYWIYIDIAATPTLTVIFVMIYNAAFGASWGPIPWLYPPEILPLSIRAKGASLSTATNWAFNWLVGEVTPVLQAVIKWRLYLVHAFFCACSFVMVYFLYPETSGVRLEDMNLLFGDATTAMPTPTTDGERGSLMGAGSPVPSLDIRRPYGQIGAESAIPGLDIDPPSLSNSGPSKSGRPDSQQGSAGRGEGIGGWISNMVSRHRGPGGKTSSSQYRRIEQGEGDGS; encoded by the exons ATGGCAAATGCCGG GGTCGGCGCCGTTCTCTACACCTCTTATCTCACGGTCCTGGGAGCGCTTCACGAACCCATGTCCCAGGGAGTCAAGCGAGTCTGGCCTCCGGCCCCTCCCTCTGCCACCTTTGTTGCAGGGTTCTCCGCCGGTGCCATCCAGTCGGTGCTAGCGGCCCCTCTCGACGCTCTCCAGGTTCGACTGCAGACCAGCGATATGCTGGAGGGCCAGTATCGGAGCATGTGGCATTACGGCCATCATAAGCTTCAGCAGATCGGTCTCCGTGGGGTCTTTGCGGGCTGGGGTCTCTCGTTCCTCCGTGACTCGTTCGGCTCGGCCGtgttcttctcggcctttgAATACGTCAAGTCGCAGTCGTATTACTCCTTCGTCACTTGGTACTATGGATCCCTTCACACCGACCACCTGGACGTCTTCCCCAGCTCTGGCTCCAGCGACCGCGGCGTGCCTCTCATCAAACCCCACTACGCATTGGAGCCCTGCTTCCTAATGAtggctggggtggtggccTCGGTGGCCCAGCAAGCCATCCAACATCCGCTAAGTACGATCCAAAACCTTCACCTCGGCCGGCTGGAATATCTAGATCACCAGGCCAGCCTCGACCCTTCCCGAGCCCAGATGCTGCGGGTCTACTACCACGCGTACCAGGAAACCCTCAAGCGCTGCCGACGCAAGGCTGCCCGGGCCGGGGGGTGGCGGCCGTGGCTGTTCCGCGGCTTTGTGAGCAATGCCCTCCGCCAGGTGCCTAGCACGAGCGCGGGACTCGTGATTTTCGAACTGGTGCGGCGGCG cccccccaccaccgccatcatTCCTCCCTCAACGTCTTCATCCCCACGCGGCTCTATTATTCCCCTCCGCTCTCTCAACGACTCTCCTTCCTCAGATCGATCCATCAAGGTGCTGGAGTCCGCCAGTGAGAAGGGCAGCCGACGCTCTTCTCATTCGTCTGCCCGCTCGGACTCGGACTTCTCTATCTGGTCGGATACTGGGGACCTTGCTGAGCAACTGGCCGAGACTGAGGATCCGCTTCAGATCCGCCTCCGCAAGTCTGTGGACCGGGAGCTCTTGGGTCGTCGAGGGCGAAGGAAACACTCGAAGCGGGTCCACTATCCTTCGAACCTCCAAGACGGCATCGacatcgagaagatcgaaaTCCCCAACCCCCCTCCGCGCCGTATCTCCAAAGTCGAGCGCTTCTTAGCCATCACCATGTCCCCAAGCACCCGTCAGAATGCGCATATCCATGGCTTGGTGGGAAAGCCACTGCT TGGCTGGTGGTTCAAAGACTACTTCGACCAACCCTCTCGGGCGACCATTGGGACCGTGGTTGCCATCTTGGAGGTTGGCGCATTCATTGCCTCGCTCTTGGTCGGCCGCATAGGAGACCTCATCGGCCGTCGACGGACCATCCTTTACGGCTCGGCCGTGTTCTTCGTTGGGGGTGGTCTGCAGGCATTCTCGACAGGGATGcccatgatgatggtggggCGCATTATCGCCGGTCTCGGTGTCGGCGCGCTGTCGACCATAGTGCCTGTCTACCAGTCTGAGATCTCG CCGCCCCACAGCCGAGGAAAATTGGCCTGTATCGAATTCACCGGGAATATCTCTGGATACGCAGCCAGTGTCTGGGTCGACTATTTCTGCAGCTTTATTGACAACAACTACTCATGGCGTCTCCCACTATTGTTCCAGTGCGTGATGGGGGCACTTCTGGGTGTTGGGAGCCTGCTTATCTGTGAATCGCCCAG ATGGCTTTTGGATAATGACCATGACGAGGAGGGAATGGTGGTAATCGCCAATCTGTATGGTGGAGGCGATCTGCACAATGACAAAGCCCGCCAGGAGTATCGTGAGATCAAAATGAATGTGCTCCTGCAGCGTCAGGAGGGCGAGCGCTCATATATGGATATGTTCCGTCGGTATCGCAAGCGCGTCCTGATCGCCATGTCCGCGCAGGCTTTGGCGCAACTCAACGGCATCAACGTTATCTCTTACTACGCCCCTTTGGTGTTCGAG AGTGCCGGTTGGGCTGGCCGTGATGCAATTTTGATGACCGGGATCAACGGAATCACATACCTATTGAGTACGGTGCCGCCGTGGTATCTGGTCGACCGCTGGGGTCGACGGCCAATCCTCCTCTGGGGCGCCGTGGCCATGATCGTCTCGCTATCGCTGATCTCATATTGGATTTATATCGATATTGCCGCCACGCCGACGCTGACAGTCATCTTTGTAATGATCTACAATGCAGCTTTTGGAGCATCCTGGGGCCCCATTCCGTGGCTCTACCCTCCGGAGATTTTGCCCTTGAGTATTCGTGCGAAAGGTGCTAGCCTAAGCACGGCCACGAACTGGGCATTTAACTGGCTCGTGGGAGAGGTAACACCGGTCCTCCAAGCGGTAATAAAGTGGCGGCTCTACTTGGTGCATGCCTTCTTCTGCGCATGCAGTTTTGTGATGG TCTACTTCCTCTACCCCGAAACAAGTGGGGTCCGCCTGGAGGATATGAATCTTTTGTTTGGCGATGCAACAACAGCCATGCCAACCCCGACCACGGATGGTGAGCGCGGGTCTCTGATGGGCGCCGGCTCACCTGTCCCCTCACTCGACATTCGTCGACCGTACGGCCAGATTGGGGCCGAGAGCGCCATCCCAGGACTCGACATCGACCCCCCGTCCCTGAGCAACTCCGGCCCCAGCAAATCTGGACGCCCGGATTCTCAGCAAGGCAGTGCTGGCCGCGGCGAAGGGATCGGGGGCTGGATCTCGAACATGGTTAGCCGACACCGGGGACCAGGTGgcaagaccagcagcagccagtaCCGGCGCATTGAGCAGGGAGAGGGCGATGGGTCGTAA
- a CDS encoding uncharacterized protein (ID:PFLUO_006541-T1.cds;~source:funannotate), with translation MAEIDTAVSTGAQRDSELRRRIVPDAGRSPTKSAPYAVDEDTKKGKPQSPSFLHVLARWEPIIAPILLTALAIFTRLYRIGRSNIVTWDEAHFGKFGSHYLKREFYFDVHPPLGKMLVGLSGYLAGYNGSFEFKSGETYPEEVNYTFMRAFNAAFGIVCVPLAYYTARELSFRRATVWLISLMVLFENSYATISRFILLDSMLLCFTFTTMMCWARFHRLRHNSFSAEWYAWLCLTGLSIGCVCSVKWVGFFATAVVGIYTAEDLWNKFGDLKMPQTTLAKHVIARVVGLIAIPILVYMFSFYLHFLILANSGPGDAQMSSLFQANLKGTEVGKDSPLELAMGSRVTLKNMGYGGGLLHSHVQTFPEGSQQQQVTCYHHKDANNDWFIYPNRQEPDYDTEADVRFIADGDVIRLIHGQTGRNLHSHAVPAPVSKSHNEVSCYGNLTIGDDKDHWKVEVVSDAASRDRSRVRTLTTAFRLRHPVLGCYLRAGNVNLPQWGFKQIETTCVKENNPGDVYSHWNVESHVHEKLPPGDPGSYKSPFLRDFIHLNVAMMTSNNALVPDPDKQDDLASQFWQWPILNVGLRMCSWDDNVVKYYLLGNPFVYWGSTAGLGVFGLLVLWYLVRWQRGYQELSNDDIDHIRYSGLYPAIGWVLHYLPFIIMARVTYVHHYYPALYYAILTFGFCVDWMTQKMSTKLSAVLYTVMYAIIVALFVHFRVIVFGMEGSNEQWSHLRWLPGWRISN, from the exons ATGGCTGAGATCGATACCGCCGTCAGCACAGGAGCTCAGCGCGACTCCGAGCTGCGTCGGAGGATCGTGCCGGATGCGGGGAGGAGCCCAACGAAGTCCGCTCCGTATGCCGTTGATGAGGATACGAAGAAAGGCAAGCCTCAG TCGCCTTCGTTTTTGCATGTATTAGCCCGCTGGGAACCGATTATTGCACCAATCCTCTTGACGGCCCTTGCCATTTTCACTCGCCTGTACCGCATTGGTCGCTCCAATATTGTGACTTGGGATGAAGCCCA CTTTGGGAAATTCGGCTCTCACTATCTGAAACGCGAGTTCTACTTTGATGTCCACCCACCCCTAGGTAAGATGCTTGTTGGCCTATCAGGTTACTTGGCCGGCTACAATGGTTCCTTTGAATTCAAGTCCGGTGAGACGTATCCCGAAGAAGTGAACTATACCTTCATGCGCGCCTTCAATGCCGCCTTTGGGATTGTCTGTGTGCCGTTGGCCTATTATACGGCTCGGGAGCTGAGTTTCCGGCGGGCAACGGTCTGGCTCATCAGTCTCATGGTGCTCTTCGAGAATTCTTACGCGACCATCTCACGGTTTATCCTCCTCGACTCGATGCTACTCTGTTTCACGTTCACCACTATGATGTGCTGGGCCCGTTTCCACCGCTTGCGACACAATAGCTTTTCGGCTGAGTGGTATGCCTGGCTCTGCCTGACCGGTTTGAGCATTGGCTGCGTTTGTAGCGTGAAATGGGTTGGTTTCTTTGCCACTGCAGTTGTCGGAATTTACACAGCTGAAGATTTGTGGAACAAATTTGGCGACTTGAAAATGCCCCAG ACGACTCTCGCGAAACATGTCATTGCTCGCGTTGTGGGCCTGATCGCCATCCCGATCTTGGTTTACATGTTTTCCTTCTATCTGCACTTTCTGATTCTGGCAAACAGTGGCCCGGGTGATGCGCAAATGAGCTCTCTTTTCCAGGCCAATCTCAAAGGGACTGAAGTTGGCAAGGACAGTCCTCTGGAGCTCGCAATGGGATCGCGTGTCACCTTAAAAAACATGGGCTACGGAGGAGGCCTTTTGCACTCGCACGTTCAAACTTTCCCAGAGGGctcgcagcagcagcaggtgaCATGCTACCATCACAAGGATGCGAATAATGACTGGTTCATCTATCCAAATCGACAAGAGCCAGATTACGATACCGAGGCTGATGTGAGGTTCATCGCTGACGGCGATGTTATTCGTCTCATCCACGGACAGACGGGCCGCAACCTGCATTCCCACGCCGTTCCGGCACCAGTCAGCAAATCGCACAACGAAGTTTCCTGCTATGGGAACCTTACCATCGGAGACGACAAGGATCACTGGAAGGTTGAGGTGGTGAGCGATGCTGCTTCCAGGGACCGATCCAGAGTACGAACGCTTACCACGGCGTTCCGACTGCGCCATCCGGTCTTGGGTTGTTACCTTCGAGCTGGAAATGTCAACCTGCCTCAGTGGGGATTTAAACAGATTGAAACCACGTGTGTCAAGGAAAATAACCCCGGCGACGTGTACTCACACTGGAACGTTGAGTCTCACGTCCATGAAAAGT TGCCCCCTGGCGACCCTGGTTCATACAAGTCTCCTTTCCTGAGAGACTTCATCCACCTGAACGTGGCCATGATGACCTCCAACAACGCTTTGGTCCCCGATCCGGATAAGCAAGATGACCTGGCTTCGCAGTTTTGGCAGTGGCCCATCCTGAACGTCGGCTTGCGCATGTGTTCATGGGATGACAATGTTGTCAAGTACTATCTCCTTGGTAATCCATTTGTCTATTGGGGAAGCACTGCAGGTCTGGGCGTCTTTGGTCTCCTAGTCTTGTGGTATCTGGTGCGCTGGCAGAGAGGGTACCAGGAACTCAGCAACGATGACATCGACCACATCCGTTATTCTGGACTGTACCCGGCCATTGGATGGGTCTTGCATTACCTCCCGTTCATCATCATGGCACGAGTGACCTATGTCCACCATTACTACCCAGCGCTTTACTATGCCATTCTGACGTTTGGCTTCTGTGTGGATTGGATGACCCAAAAAATGAGTACAAAGCTCTCCGCCGTGCTGTATACTGTCATGTACGCCATCATCGTTGCGCTGTTTGTCCACTTCCGGGTGATTGTGTTTGGAATGGAAGGATCCAATGAGCAGTGGTCTCACCTGCGCTGGCTGCCCGGGTGGAGAATTTCCAACTAA
- a CDS encoding uncharacterized protein (ID:PFLUO_006542-T1.cds;~source:funannotate), whose protein sequence is MSQPWDYIAKLVCIGDSGTGKSSLTIRLCEGRFSASHDVTIGVEFGSRIVPVGPPASLDLGLALDGQPSGSSPDAPATGDEPPQATATSGLPTPPRKPQASPSQKRMKLSLWDTAGQETYKSITRSYFRGASGALLVFDISRRSTFISCTQWLQDLRQIAEDGIVVILVGNKSDLTGENSDSNRRQVTQQEAEEWCRLNNVIRYVETSAKSGDGVERAFLEVAERIYRNIEAGRYDLNDRRSGVKGFGASGGANAGMPQTVTLGMNDAMRKGTGWTGDCC, encoded by the exons ATGTCACAACCATGGGATTACATCGCTAAGCTCGTCTGCATCGGTGACTCCGGTACCGGCAAGTCCAGT CTCACCATCCGACTCTGTGAGGGCCGGTTCTCTGCCTCTCACGATGTCACCATCGGCGTCGAGTTCGGATCGCGGATTGTGCCGGTGGGCCCGCCGGCCTCTCTGGACCTGGGGCTAGCGCTTGACGGACAACCGTCTGGCTCGTCGCCCGATGCGCCTGCGACGGGCGATGAGCCCCCTCAGGCGACTGCTACGTCGGGCCTCCCTACCCCTCCTCGAAAGCCGCAAGCCTCCCCTTCCCAGAAACGAATGAAGTTATCTCTGTGGGACACTGCCGGACAAGAAACCTACAAATCCATCACCCGCTCTTACTTCCGAGGCGCCTCTGGTGCTCTCCTCGTCTTTGACATTTCTCGGCGCTCGACTTTTATATCCTGCACCCAGTGGCTTCAGGACCTACGGCAAATTGCAGAAGATGGCATCGTGGTGATTCTGGTTGGCAATAAATCTGATCTGACTGGCGAGAACTCCGATTCCAATCGAAGACAGGTCAcgcagcaagaagccgaGGAATGGTGCCGCTTGAATAACGTCATACGCTACGTGGAGACGAGTGCCAAATCTGGGGATGGAGTGGAACGGGCTTTCTTAGAGGTAGCAGAGAGGATTTACCGCAATATCGAAGCCGGTAGATACGACCTCAATGACCGACGGAGTGGAGTGAAAGGGTTCGGCGCCTCGGGTGGAGCAAATGCCGGGATGCCTCAGACGGTGACACTGGGGATGAATGATGCCATGCGCAAGGGTACTGGCTGGACCGGAGATTGCTGCTAA